One Streptomyces sp. RPA4-2 genomic window carries:
- the trpB gene encoding tryptophan synthase subunit beta: MPSEFFIPDPEGQVPSAEGYFGAFGGKFIPEALVAAVDEVAVEYDKAKADPEFARELDDLLVHYTGRPSALTEVSRFAEHAGGARVFLKREDLNHTGSHKINNVLGQALLTRRMGKTRVIAETGAGQHGVATATACALFGLECTIYMGEIDTRRQALNVARMRMLGAEVIAVKSGSRTLKDAINEAFRDWVANVDHTHYLFGTVAGPHPFPAMVRDFHRVIGVEARRQILERAGRLPDAAIACVGGGSNAIGLFHAFIPDAGVRLIGCEPAGHGIETGEHAATLTAGEPGILHGSRSYVLQDEEGQITEPYSISAGLDYPGIGPEHAYLKDSGRGEYRAVTDDAAMQALRLLSRTEGIIPAIESAHALAGALEVGRELGEGGLIIINLSGRGDKDMDTAARYFGLYDEGADAAVPADADNENAEIEGDAK; the protein is encoded by the coding sequence ATGCCCAGCGAGTTCTTCATTCCCGACCCCGAGGGTCAGGTTCCCAGCGCCGAGGGGTACTTCGGCGCGTTCGGCGGCAAGTTCATCCCGGAGGCGCTGGTCGCCGCCGTGGACGAGGTCGCCGTCGAGTACGACAAGGCGAAGGCGGATCCCGAGTTCGCGCGTGAACTCGACGATCTCCTCGTCCACTACACGGGGCGCCCGAGCGCACTGACCGAGGTGTCACGGTTCGCCGAACACGCCGGTGGCGCCCGGGTGTTCCTCAAGCGCGAGGACCTCAACCACACCGGCTCCCACAAGATCAACAACGTTCTCGGCCAGGCCCTTCTCACCAGGCGGATGGGCAAGACGCGGGTCATCGCCGAGACCGGGGCGGGGCAGCACGGGGTGGCCACGGCCACCGCCTGTGCCCTGTTCGGCCTCGAGTGCACCATCTACATGGGTGAGATCGACACCCGGCGGCAGGCCCTCAACGTCGCCCGTATGCGGATGCTCGGCGCCGAGGTCATCGCCGTGAAGTCGGGCAGCCGCACCCTCAAGGACGCCATCAACGAGGCGTTCCGGGACTGGGTCGCCAACGTCGACCACACCCACTACCTCTTCGGCACCGTCGCGGGTCCGCACCCCTTCCCGGCCATGGTCCGCGACTTCCACCGGGTGATCGGGGTCGAGGCCCGGCGGCAGATCCTGGAGCGCGCCGGCCGACTTCCGGACGCCGCCATCGCGTGCGTCGGCGGCGGCTCCAACGCCATCGGGCTCTTCCACGCCTTCATCCCGGACGCCGGTGTGCGTCTCATCGGCTGCGAGCCCGCGGGCCACGGCATCGAGACCGGTGAGCACGCCGCGACCCTGACCGCCGGCGAGCCCGGCATCCTGCACGGCTCGCGGTCCTACGTCCTCCAGGACGAGGAGGGACAGATCACCGAGCCCTACTCCATCTCGGCCGGTCTGGACTACCCGGGCATCGGCCCCGAGCACGCCTACCTCAAGGACAGCGGCCGCGGCGAGTACCGCGCGGTCACCGACGACGCGGCCATGCAGGCACTGCGCCTGCTCTCCCGCACCGAGGGCATCATCCCGGCGATCGAGAGCGCCCACGCGCTCGCCGGGGCCCTGGAGGTCGGAAGGGAACTGGGCGAGGGCGGGCTGATCATCATCAACCTGTCCGGCCGCGGCGACAAGGACATGGACACGGCAGCCCGCTACTTCGGCCTGTACGACGAGGGCGCCGACGCGGCCGTCCCCGCGGACGCGGACAACGAGAACGCCGAGATCGAGGGGGACGCGAAGTGA
- the trpM gene encoding tryptophan biosynthesis modulator TrpM, with translation MTLPPASAARDPYARLARGCRPRGCRAPARRVHGRRVRYVIGDEPGQVNGMRWRLGARALASSPTGSVPQTG, from the coding sequence GTGACGCTCCCGCCCGCCTCGGCGGCCCGGGACCCGTACGCCCGACTCGCCCGTGGCTGCCGTCCGCGCGGCTGCCGGGCGCCGGCCCGCCGTGTCCACGGACGCCGGGTCCGCTATGTCATCGGCGACGAACCGGGCCAGGTCAACGGCATGCGATGGCGCCTCGGCGCACGCGCACTCGCGTCGTCCCCGACCGGCTCCGTCCCGCAGACGGGCTGA
- the trpC gene encoding indole-3-glycerol phosphate synthase TrpC, translated as MSVLDEIIDGVRADLAERQARVSLDELKERAAKAPAAKDGVAALRGDGVKVICEVKRSSPSKGALAAIADPAGLAGDYEAGGASVISVLTEQRRFGGSLADLEAVRAKVDIPVLRKDFIVTSYQLWEARAYGADLALLIVAALDQSALESLIERAESIGLTPLVEVHDEDEAERAVDAGAKVIGVNARNLKTLKVDRSTFERVAPEIPAGVVKVAESGVRGPHDLIAYANAGADAVLVGESLVTGRDPRTAVSDLVAAGAHPALRHGRN; from the coding sequence GTGAGTGTGCTCGACGAGATCATCGACGGAGTCCGTGCCGACCTCGCGGAGCGGCAGGCGCGCGTCAGCCTCGACGAGCTCAAGGAGCGCGCGGCGAAGGCTCCTGCGGCCAAGGACGGCGTGGCAGCCCTGCGGGGTGACGGCGTCAAGGTCATCTGCGAAGTCAAGCGCTCCAGCCCGTCCAAGGGCGCCCTCGCCGCGATCGCCGACCCGGCCGGACTGGCCGGGGACTACGAGGCGGGCGGCGCGTCCGTCATCTCGGTCCTGACCGAGCAGCGCCGCTTCGGCGGCTCGCTGGCCGACCTGGAGGCCGTCCGCGCCAAGGTCGACATCCCCGTGCTGCGCAAGGACTTCATCGTCACGTCGTACCAGCTCTGGGAGGCCCGTGCGTACGGCGCCGACCTCGCTCTGCTGATCGTGGCCGCCCTCGACCAGTCGGCCCTGGAGTCCCTCATCGAGCGTGCCGAGTCCATCGGGCTCACGCCGCTCGTCGAGGTGCACGACGAGGACGAGGCCGAGCGGGCGGTGGACGCCGGCGCGAAGGTCATCGGCGTCAACGCGCGCAATCTGAAGACCCTCAAGGTGGACCGCTCCACCTTCGAGCGGGTCGCCCCCGAGATCCCGGCCGGCGTCGTCAAGGTCGCCGAGTCCGGCGTCCGCGGGCCGCACGACCTCATCGCGTACGCCAACGCGGGCGCCGACGCGGTCCTGGTGGGCGAGTCCCTCGTCACCGGGCGCGACCCGAGGACGGCGGTCTCCGACCTCGTCGCCGCCGGGGCCCACCCCGCGCTGCGGCACGGACGGAACTGA
- a CDS encoding DUF2752 domain-containing protein produces the protein MRDVNAETQRAPRTRVPLVLRRLGVPVGVLGAVVAAFAYVGAVDPNQPGHYPVCPLLRFTGVYCPGCGGLRSAHAFVHGDLATALTDNALAVVGYMAFAAVWTVWVVRSARGLPPRTDLGPVQLWSVGALALIFTVVRNLPFGGWLHP, from the coding sequence ATGCGTGACGTGAACGCCGAAACCCAGAGGGCACCGCGCACGCGCGTCCCGCTCGTACTGCGGCGCCTCGGCGTCCCGGTCGGCGTGCTCGGGGCCGTCGTGGCCGCCTTCGCGTACGTCGGGGCCGTGGACCCCAACCAGCCGGGGCACTACCCCGTCTGCCCGCTGCTGCGCTTCACGGGCGTGTACTGCCCCGGCTGCGGCGGTCTGCGCAGTGCGCACGCCTTCGTGCACGGGGACCTCGCCACGGCGCTCACGGACAACGCGCTCGCCGTCGTGGGCTATATGGCCTTCGCGGCGGTGTGGACCGTCTGGGTGGTCCGTTCGGCACGCGGCCTGCCACCGCGGACCGACCTGGGACCCGTGCAGCTGTGGAGCGTCGGCGCCTTGGCGCTGATTTTCACGGTTGTCCGGAACCTGCCCTTCGGTGGCTGGCTGCACCCTTGA
- a CDS encoding HGxxPAAW family protein, translating to MAGSSHGHTPAAWTGVIIAFIGFCVSGAFMVMADPLGFWAGMVIVLLGGVVGMAMRAAGLGQPKASTASASTPPVREAVGAES from the coding sequence ATGGCGGGCAGCAGCCACGGTCACACCCCGGCCGCCTGGACCGGTGTCATCATCGCCTTCATCGGTTTCTGCGTCTCCGGTGCCTTCATGGTGATGGCCGACCCGCTGGGCTTCTGGGCCGGCATGGTCATCGTTCTGCTCGGCGGTGTCGTCGGCATGGCGATGCGGGCGGCGGGTCTGGGCCAGCCGAAGGCCAGCACCGCGTCCGCTTCCACCCCGCCCGTCCGTGAGGCCGTCGGCGCCGAGAGCTGA
- a CDS encoding TIGR02234 family membrane protein, with amino-acid sequence MGYVTAVPPPRSEAAGPARAGRRSLGIALLCGALGAAVALLATRQTWSQGTATVAGGAFPLTARGSDVTGVPAALAVVGLAALVAVFAVRRSGRLLVSALLALSGAGAVVAAVLGAGDDSALDEKAAAASGDTAATADALSHTAWPYVAAAGGALILIAGLLALRYGRLWPAMSGRYERDGTPRPRKARPVEPDRPEDLWKALDRGEDPTGPDPAGT; translated from the coding sequence GTGGGGTACGTGACTGCCGTACCTCCCCCCCGATCCGAAGCCGCCGGCCCCGCCCGGGCCGGCCGCCGCAGCCTTGGCATCGCCCTGCTCTGCGGCGCCCTCGGCGCGGCAGTGGCCCTGCTCGCCACCCGGCAGACCTGGTCGCAGGGCACGGCGACGGTCGCCGGCGGCGCCTTCCCGCTGACCGCCAGGGGCAGCGACGTCACGGGAGTGCCCGCGGCGCTCGCCGTGGTGGGCCTCGCCGCGCTCGTCGCCGTCTTCGCCGTCCGCCGCTCCGGACGCCTGCTGGTCTCGGCGCTGCTCGCGCTCTCCGGAGCGGGCGCGGTCGTCGCGGCCGTGCTCGGCGCCGGCGACGACTCCGCGCTCGACGAGAAGGCCGCGGCCGCGTCCGGCGACACCGCCGCCACCGCGGACGCCCTCAGCCACACCGCCTGGCCTTACGTCGCCGCGGCGGGCGGTGCCCTCATCCTCATCGCCGGGCTGCTCGCCCTGCGCTACGGACGGCTGTGGCCCGCGATGTCGGGGCGCTACGAGCGGGACGGGACACCCCGGCCGCGCAAGGCCAGACCTGTCGAACCCGACCGGCCCGAGGACCTCTGGAAGGCCCTCGACCGCGGCGAGGACCCCACGGGGCCGGATCCGGCCGGGACCTAG
- a CDS encoding anthranilate synthase component I: MDLETFRKLATDRRVIPVSRKLLADGDTPVALYRKLAAERPGTFLLESAENGRASFAWSRYSFVGVRSHATLTERDGQAHWQGTPPVGVPVEGDPLAALRATIEALHTPRGEGLPPFTGGMVGYLGYDIVRRLEKIGPGERDDLKLPELTMLLTSDLAVMDHWDGSVQLIANAINHNDLDTGVDEAYADAIARLDAMEADLSRAVSQPPAALPPSELPEYTALWGGPDFQRAVEDVKERIRAGEAFQVVPSQRFETPCTASALDVYRVLRATNPSPYMYLFRFDGFDVVGSSPEALVKVEDGQAMVHPIAGTRPRGATVQEDQALADELIADPKERAEHLMLVDLGRNDLGRVCEPGSVEVVDFMSIERYSHVMHIVSTVTGRVAAGRTAFDVLTACFPAGTLSGAPKPRAMQIIDELEPSRRGVYGGCVGYLDFAGDSDTAIAIRTALLRDGTAYVQAGAGIVADSDPVAEDDECRNKAAAVLRAVHTANRLGQ; the protein is encoded by the coding sequence ATGGACCTCGAGACCTTCCGCAAGCTGGCCACCGACCGCCGTGTCATCCCCGTCAGCCGCAAGCTCCTCGCGGACGGCGACACGCCGGTCGCGCTGTACCGCAAGCTGGCCGCGGAGCGTCCCGGCACCTTCCTCCTGGAGTCCGCGGAGAACGGCCGCGCCTCCTTCGCCTGGTCCCGCTACTCCTTCGTGGGCGTCCGCAGCCACGCCACCCTCACGGAGCGCGACGGGCAGGCCCACTGGCAGGGCACCCCGCCCGTCGGTGTCCCCGTCGAGGGCGATCCGCTCGCCGCCCTGCGCGCCACCATCGAGGCGCTCCACACCCCGCGCGGCGAGGGCCTGCCCCCGTTCACCGGCGGCATGGTCGGCTATCTGGGCTACGACATCGTCCGCCGCCTGGAGAAGATCGGCCCCGGCGAGCGCGACGACCTGAAGCTCCCCGAGCTGACCATGCTGCTCACCAGCGACCTCGCGGTCATGGACCACTGGGACGGCTCGGTCCAGCTGATCGCCAACGCGATCAACCACAACGACCTCGACACCGGTGTCGACGAGGCCTACGCCGACGCGATCGCGCGCCTCGACGCCATGGAGGCCGACCTCTCGCGCGCCGTCTCGCAGCCCCCCGCCGCGCTGCCGCCCTCCGAGCTGCCCGAGTACACCGCGCTGTGGGGCGGCCCCGACTTCCAGCGTGCCGTCGAGGACGTCAAGGAACGCATCAGGGCGGGCGAGGCCTTCCAGGTCGTGCCGTCCCAGCGCTTCGAGACACCGTGCACGGCCAGCGCGCTGGACGTGTACCGGGTGCTGCGGGCGACGAATCCGTCCCCGTACATGTACCTCTTCCGCTTCGACGGGTTCGACGTCGTCGGGTCGTCCCCGGAGGCCCTCGTGAAGGTCGAGGACGGGCAGGCGATGGTGCACCCCATCGCGGGCACCCGGCCGCGCGGCGCCACCGTCCAGGAGGACCAGGCCCTCGCCGACGAGCTGATCGCCGACCCCAAGGAGCGCGCCGAGCACCTGATGCTCGTCGACCTCGGACGCAACGACCTCGGACGGGTCTGCGAGCCCGGCTCGGTTGAGGTCGTCGACTTCATGTCCATCGAGCGGTACTCGCACGTCATGCACATCGTCTCCACCGTCACCGGCCGGGTCGCGGCGGGCCGCACGGCCTTCGACGTCCTCACCGCCTGCTTCCCCGCGGGCACCCTCTCCGGCGCCCCCAAGCCACGCGCGATGCAGATCATCGACGAACTGGAGCCCTCCCGGCGCGGGGTGTACGGCGGTTGCGTCGGCTACCTCGACTTCGCGGGCGACTCCGACACGGCCATCGCCATCCGTACGGCCCTGCTGCGCGACGGCACCGCGTACGTGCAGGCGGGCGCCGGAATCGTCGCGGACTCGGACCCCGTCGCCGAGGACGACGAGTGCCGCAACAAGGCGGCCGCCGTCCTGCGCGCGGTGCACACGGCCAACCGGCTCGGCCAGTAG
- the hisI gene encoding phosphoribosyl-AMP cyclohydrolase, which yields MTSTPPPSGPSSLDPEIAARLKRGADGLVPAIAQQYDTGEVLMLGWMDDEALHRTLTTGRCTYWSRSRGEYWVKGDTSGHFQWVKSVALDCDADTLLVRVDQVGAACHTGERTCFDADVLLKDAVTDATSPGQ from the coding sequence ATGACCAGCACGCCCCCGCCCAGCGGGCCCAGCAGCCTCGACCCCGAGATCGCCGCGCGCCTCAAGCGCGGCGCCGACGGACTCGTCCCCGCCATCGCCCAGCAGTACGACACCGGTGAGGTGCTGATGCTCGGCTGGATGGATGACGAGGCACTGCACCGCACGCTCACCACGGGCCGCTGCACGTACTGGTCGCGCAGCCGCGGGGAGTACTGGGTGAAGGGCGACACCTCCGGCCACTTCCAGTGGGTGAAGTCCGTGGCGCTCGACTGCGACGCCGACACCCTCCTCGTCCGGGTCGACCAGGTCGGCGCCGCCTGCCACACCGGGGAGCGCACCTGCTTCGACGCCGACGTACTGCTCAAGGACGCCGTCACCGACGCGACGTCACCAGGTCAGTAA
- a CDS encoding TIGR03085 family metal-binding protein has protein sequence MSTHAKRERLLLADLLETAGPNAPTLCEGWNTRDLAAHVVVRERRADAAGGLLIKQLAPRLERVQAEFAEKPYEELIQLIRTGPPRLSPFSLKQIDEASNTVEFYVHTEDVRRARPDWTPRELDPVFQDALWSRLERTARLAGRGAPTGLVLRRPDGQTAVAHKGTPVVTVTGEPSELLMFAFGRQKAADVELAGDEDAIAKLHDTKQLGI, from the coding sequence ATGTCGACCCATGCCAAGCGTGAACGACTTCTGCTCGCCGACCTGTTGGAGACCGCGGGTCCGAACGCCCCCACCCTGTGCGAGGGCTGGAACACCCGTGACCTCGCCGCGCACGTGGTGGTGCGCGAGCGCCGTGCCGACGCCGCGGGCGGGCTGCTGATCAAGCAGCTCGCGCCGCGCCTGGAGCGGGTGCAGGCGGAGTTCGCGGAGAAGCCGTACGAGGAGCTGATCCAGCTGATCCGTACGGGGCCGCCGCGGCTCTCGCCCTTCTCACTGAAGCAGATCGACGAGGCGTCGAACACGGTGGAGTTCTACGTCCACACCGAGGACGTACGGCGGGCGCGGCCCGACTGGACGCCGCGCGAGCTGGACCCGGTCTTCCAGGACGCCCTGTGGTCCCGGCTGGAGCGCACGGCGCGGCTGGCCGGCCGGGGCGCCCCGACCGGACTGGTGCTGCGCCGCCCGGACGGGCAGACGGCGGTCGCGCACAAGGGCACGCCGGTCGTGACCGTGACCGGTGAACCCTCGGAGCTGCTGATGTTCGCGTTCGGGCGGCAGAAGGCGGCGGACGTGGAGCTGGCCGGCGACGAGGACGCGATCGCGAAGCTGCACGACACGAAGCAGCTCGGGATCTGA
- the hisF gene encoding imidazole glycerol phosphate synthase subunit HisF, giving the protein MTLAVRVIPCLDVDNGRVVKGVNFQNLRDAGDPVEMAKVYDAEGADELTFLDITASSGNRETTYDVVRRTAEQVFIPLTVGGGVRTAEDVDKLLRAGADKVGVNTAAIARPDLIREIAERFGRQVLVLSVDARRTESGSFEVTTHGGRKGTGIDAVEWAHRAAELGAGEILLNSMDADGTKDGYDIEMIEAVRKHITVPLIASGGAGRLADFPPAVGAGADAVLAASVFHFGDLRIGEVKETLRGAGHPVR; this is encoded by the coding sequence ATGACCCTGGCCGTACGAGTGATCCCCTGCCTGGACGTGGACAACGGCCGGGTCGTCAAGGGCGTCAACTTCCAGAACCTGCGCGACGCGGGCGACCCGGTCGAGATGGCCAAGGTGTACGACGCCGAGGGCGCCGACGAACTGACGTTCCTGGACATCACCGCGTCCTCCGGCAACCGCGAGACCACGTACGACGTGGTGCGGCGCACGGCCGAGCAGGTCTTCATCCCGCTGACCGTGGGCGGCGGGGTGCGCACCGCCGAGGACGTGGACAAGCTGCTGCGGGCGGGCGCGGACAAGGTCGGGGTCAACACGGCCGCGATCGCCCGGCCCGACCTCATCCGTGAGATCGCCGAGCGTTTCGGCCGTCAGGTCCTCGTGCTGTCGGTGGACGCCCGGCGCACGGAGAGCGGTTCCTTCGAGGTCACCACCCACGGGGGCCGCAAGGGCACCGGCATCGACGCCGTCGAGTGGGCCCACCGGGCCGCCGAGCTGGGCGCGGGCGAGATCCTGCTCAACTCGATGGACGCGGACGGCACGAAGGACGGCTACGACATCGAGATGATCGAGGCCGTCCGCAAGCACATCACCGTGCCGCTGATCGCCAGCGGTGGCGCGGGCCGGCTCGCCGACTTCCCGCCCGCCGTCGGCGCGGGCGCCGACGCGGTGCTCGCCGCGTCCGTCTTCCACTTCGGGGATCTGCGGATCGGCGAGGTGAAGGAGACGCTGCGAGGGGCGGGGCATCCCGTCCGCTGA
- a CDS encoding RidA family protein, giving the protein MSGVRRVTGGAPWEDTFGYSRAVELPNGLVLVSGCTSVIDGSIVDGGPYEQAITSFGVALAALKELGLGRDDVVRTRMHLTHARDVEEVGRAHKELFDSVRPAASMIIVSGLVDPRLVVEVEVEAYREATQS; this is encoded by the coding sequence GTGAGCGGCGTCCGACGCGTCACGGGCGGCGCGCCCTGGGAGGACACCTTCGGGTACTCCCGCGCCGTGGAACTTCCCAACGGTCTGGTGCTGGTCTCCGGCTGCACCTCCGTGATCGACGGCTCGATCGTCGACGGCGGCCCCTACGAGCAGGCGATCACCTCCTTCGGTGTCGCGCTCGCCGCGCTGAAAGAGCTCGGACTCGGCCGCGACGACGTCGTACGGACCCGTATGCACCTCACCCATGCCCGGGACGTGGAAGAGGTCGGACGCGCCCACAAGGAGCTCTTCGACTCCGTCCGCCCCGCCGCATCCATGATCATCGTCTCCGGCCTCGTGGACCCGCGGCTGGTCGTCGAGGTCGAGGTGGAGGCGTACCGGGAGGCGACGCAGTCATGA
- the priA gene encoding bifunctional 1-(5-phosphoribosyl)-5-((5-phosphoribosylamino)methylideneamino)imidazole-4-carboxamide isomerase/phosphoribosylanthranilate isomerase PriA produces the protein MSKLELLPAVDVRDGQAVRLVHGESGTETSYGSPLEAALAWQRSGAEWLHLVDLDAAFGTGDNRKLIAEVAGAMDIKVELSGGIRDDDTLAAALATGCTRVNLGTAALETPEWVAKVITEHGDRIAVGLDVRGTTLRGRGWTRDGGDLYETLERLDSEGCARYVVTDIAKDGTLQGPNLELLRNVCAATDRPVVASGGVSSLDDLRAIAALVPLGVEGSIVGKALYAEAFTLEEALEAVAR, from the coding sequence GTGAGCAAGCTCGAACTCCTCCCCGCCGTCGACGTCCGCGACGGCCAGGCCGTCCGGCTCGTGCACGGCGAGTCGGGGACGGAAACTTCTTACGGCTCCCCCCTGGAGGCCGCCCTCGCCTGGCAGCGTTCGGGCGCCGAGTGGCTGCACCTGGTCGACCTGGACGCCGCCTTCGGGACCGGTGACAACCGCAAGCTGATCGCCGAGGTCGCCGGCGCCATGGACATCAAGGTCGAGCTGTCCGGCGGCATCCGCGACGACGACACGCTCGCCGCCGCCCTCGCCACCGGCTGCACCCGCGTCAACCTCGGCACCGCCGCCCTGGAGACCCCCGAATGGGTCGCCAAGGTCATCACCGAGCACGGCGACAGGATCGCGGTCGGCCTCGACGTACGCGGCACGACACTGCGCGGACGGGGCTGGACCCGCGACGGCGGCGACCTCTACGAGACGCTGGAGCGCCTCGACTCCGAGGGCTGCGCGCGCTACGTAGTCACGGACATCGCCAAGGACGGCACGCTGCAGGGCCCGAACCTGGAACTGCTCAGGAACGTCTGCGCCGCGACGGACCGCCCCGTGGTCGCCTCCGGCGGGGTCTCCTCCCTGGACGACCTGCGCGCCATCGCCGCGCTCGTGCCCCTCGGCGTCGAGGGCTCGATCGTCGGGAAGGCCCTGTACGCGGAGGCGTTCACGCTGGAAGAGGCCCTGGAGGCGGTGGCCCGGTGA
- the hisH gene encoding imidazole glycerol phosphate synthase subunit HisH has protein sequence MELSGSRKVVVFDYGFGNVRSAERALARAGADVEITRDYDTAMNADGLLVPGVGAFAACMKGLRDARGDWIIGRRLAGGRPVMGICVGMQILFARGIEHGVETEGLDEWPGSVEPLQADIVPHMGWNTVEAPADSRLFAGLGADARFYFVHSYAVHDWSLDVTNPAIRAPLVTWATHGEPFVAAVENGALWATQFHPEKSGDAGAQLLTNWIGTL, from the coding sequence GTGGAATTGAGCGGCTCCAGGAAGGTCGTCGTCTTCGACTACGGCTTCGGGAACGTGCGCTCCGCCGAGCGCGCCCTCGCCCGCGCCGGCGCCGACGTCGAGATCACCCGTGACTACGACACGGCCATGAACGCGGACGGGCTGCTGGTGCCGGGCGTCGGCGCCTTCGCCGCCTGCATGAAGGGCCTCAGGGACGCCCGCGGTGACTGGATCATCGGCCGCCGTCTGGCAGGCGGGCGCCCGGTGATGGGCATCTGCGTCGGCATGCAGATCCTCTTCGCCCGGGGCATCGAGCACGGCGTGGAGACCGAGGGCCTGGACGAGTGGCCGGGCTCGGTCGAGCCGCTGCAGGCCGACATCGTGCCCCACATGGGCTGGAACACGGTCGAGGCACCGGCGGACTCGCGGCTCTTCGCGGGGCTCGGCGCCGACGCGCGCTTCTACTTCGTCCACTCGTACGCCGTCCACGACTGGTCCCTGGACGTCACGAACCCGGCGATCCGCGCGCCCCTGGTCACCTGGGCGACACACGGCGAGCCCTTCGTGGCGGCCGTCGAGAACGGCGCGCTGTGGGCCACCCAGTTCCACCCCGAGAAGTCCGGCGACGCCGGAGCCCAGCTCCTCACCAACTGGATCGGAACACTGTGA
- the hisB gene encoding imidazoleglycerol-phosphate dehydratase HisB, producing the protein MSRVGRVERTTKETSVLVEIDLDGSGQVEVSTGVGFYDHMLDQLGRHGLFDLTVKTEGDLHIDSHHTIEDTALALGAAFKQALGDKVGIYRFGNCTVPLDESLAQVTVDLSGRPYLVHTEPENMAPMIGEYDTTMTRHILESFVAQAQIALHVHVPYGRNAHHIVECQFKALARALRYASERDPRAAGILPSTKGAL; encoded by the coding sequence ATGAGCCGCGTCGGAAGAGTGGAGCGGACGACCAAGGAGACGTCGGTCCTCGTCGAGATCGACCTCGACGGGTCCGGCCAGGTAGAGGTGTCGACGGGCGTCGGCTTCTACGACCACATGCTCGACCAGCTCGGGCGGCACGGTCTGTTCGACCTGACCGTGAAGACCGAGGGCGACCTGCACATCGACTCGCACCACACCATCGAGGACACCGCGCTCGCCCTGGGCGCCGCCTTCAAGCAGGCGCTCGGCGACAAGGTGGGCATCTACCGCTTCGGCAACTGCACGGTCCCGCTGGACGAGTCGCTCGCCCAGGTGACCGTCGACCTCTCCGGCCGCCCCTACCTCGTGCACACCGAGCCCGAGAACATGGCGCCGATGATCGGTGAGTACGACACGACGATGACCCGGCACATCCTGGAGTCCTTCGTCGCCCAGGCCCAGATCGCGCTGCACGTGCACGTGCCCTACGGGCGCAACGCGCACCACATCGTGGAGTGCCAGTTCAAGGCCCTGGCCCGGGCGCTGCGCTACGCCTCCGAGCGCGACCCGCGCGCCGCGGGCATCCTCCCCTCCACGAAGGGCGCGCTGTGA